A genome region from Carya illinoinensis cultivar Pawnee chromosome 2, C.illinoinensisPawnee_v1, whole genome shotgun sequence includes the following:
- the LOC122300671 gene encoding probable methyltransferase PMT3: MMRGRSDGTQKKRLITSVCVVAIFLGFLYVYSGSIFGSTNRGTSALEYGSRSLRRLGSSYLGGDEDADGKQDESSTRFGLENGEDVITPKSFPVCDDRHSELIPCLDRHLIYQMRLKLDLSLMEHYERHCPLPERRYNCLIPPPRGYKVPIKWPESRDQVWKANIPHTHLAHEKSDQNWMVVKGEKIVFPGGGTHFHYGADKYIASIANMLNFSHNNINNEGRLRTVLDVGCGVASFGAYLLSSDVITMSLAPNDVHQNQIQFALERGIPAYLGVLGTKRLPYPSRSFELAHCSRCRIDWLQRDGILLLELDRLLRPGGYFAYSSPEAYAQDEEDLRIWRDMSALVERMCWTIASKRNQTVIWQKPLTNDCYMERKPGTLPPLCQSGDNPDKVWGVSMEACITPYSDHDHRVKGSGLAPWPSRLTSPPPRLADFGYSNDMFEKDTEAWKERVVSYWNLLSPKISSNTLRNVMDMKTNMGSFAAALKDKDVWVMNVVPEDGPNTLKLIYDRGLIGTVHDWCQAFSTYPRTYDLLHAWTVFSDIENKDCSPEDLLIEMDRIVRPTGFIIIRDKLAVINFIKKYLVPLHWEAVATSDSSSDSDQDGDDIVFIIQKKMWLTSESLRDSE, translated from the exons ATGATGAGGGGAAGATCTGATGGAACGCAAAAGAAGCGTTTAATCACTTCTGTGTGTGTTGTGGCAATCTTTCTTGGTTTTCTGTATGTTTACTCTGGATCCATTTTTGGCTCTACAAACCGTGGTACATCTGCTCTAGAATATGGGAGCAGATCTTTGAGAAGACTTGGTTCATCGTATTTGGGTGGGGATGAAGATGCTGATGGCAAGCAAGATGAATCTTCAACGAGATTTGGCCTAGAAAATGGAGAGGATGTTATCACACCAAAGAGTTTCCCA GTTTGTGATGATCGACATTCAGAACTAATTCCCTGCCTAGACAGACACCTCATATACCAAATGAGGTTGAAGCTGGACTTATCTTTAATGGAGCACTATGAGAGACATTGCCCTCTTCCAGAAAGGCGGTACAACTGCTTGATTCCTCCTCCACGAGGATACAAG GTCCCAATCAAGTGGCCGGAAAGCAGAGATCAAGTATGGAAAGCAAACATCCCTCATACTCACCTTGCACATGAGAAGTCTGACCAGAACTGGATGGTTGTGAAAGGTGAAAAGATTGTATTTCCGGGTGGAGGTACTCATTTTCACTATGGAGCAGATAAGTATATTGCTTCAATTGCAAAT ATGCTGAACTTTTCACACAATAATATAAACAATGAAGGAAGGTTAAGAACAGTTCTTGATGTTGGCTGTGGTGTTGCGAGTTTTGGAGCTTATCTCCTCTCATCTGATGTTATAACGATGTCCTTAGCACCGAATGATGTGCATCAAAACCAAATTCAGTTTGCCCTAGAAAGAGGAATTCCTGCATATCTTGGTGTTCTAGGAACCAAGAGGCTCCCTTACCCTAGCAGATCCTTTGAACTTGCTCACTGTTCTCGTTGTAGGATTGATTGGCTTCAAAGAGATGGAATTCTTCTTCTTGAGCTAGATAGATTACTCAGACCAGGTGGCTATTTTGCCTACTCATCTCCCGAAGCATATGCTCAGGATGAAGAGGATCTCAGAATATGGAGAGATATGAGTGCCCTTGTGGAACGTATGTGTTGGACAATAGCTTCAAAGAGGAACCAAACTGTTATTTGGCAAAAGCCTCTGACAAATGACTGTTATATGGAAAGAAAACCTGGTACCCTACCTCCTCTCTGCCAGTCTGGTGATAATCCAGATAAAGTTTGGGGTGTGTCAATGGAAGCATGCATCACACCATACTCTGACC ATGATCATAGGGTTAAGGGCAGTGGATTGGCTCCTTGGCCATCTAGGCTgacttctcctcctcctcgactTGCTGATTTTGGCTATTCAAATGACATGTTTGAAAAGGACACG GAAGCTTGGAAAGAGAGGGTTGTGAGCTACTGGAATCTCTTGAGCCCAAAGATTTCATCGAACACACTGAGGAATGTGATGGACATGAAGACAAACATGGGTTCGTTTGCAGCTGCTCTGAAGGACAAGGATGTTTGGGTCATGAATGTTGTCCCTGAAGATGGACCAAACACGCTTAAGCTGATATACGACAGAGGCCTCATAGGCACTGTTCATGACTG GTGCCAAGCATTTTCAACATACCCTCGAACATATGATCTACTCCATGCTTGGACTGTCTTTTCTGACATTGAGAATAAAGATTGCAGTCCTGAAGATTTGCTGATTGAGATGGACCGGATAGTTCGGCCTACTGGTTTCATAATCATCCGTGACAAGTTAGCAGTGATAAATTTCATAAAGAAGTATTTAGTGCCATTGCACTGGGAAGCAGTGGCGACATCTGATTCCAGTTCAGATTCAGATCAGGATGGAGACGACATTGTGTTTATTATTCAGAAGAAAATGTGGCTGACAAGTGAAAGCCTGAGGGATTCGGAATAG